In a single window of the Cherax quadricarinatus isolate ZL_2023a chromosome 88, ASM3850222v1, whole genome shotgun sequence genome:
- the LOC138855273 gene encoding lamprin 1.8-10-like isoform X2 — translation MFLLRVLMALTVISCLVSLLQAAALPEAVAKPEAEAKAEPFFGIGLGGLGLGGLGLGGLGFGGLGLGVPGLGGLGFRSHYGSMYGYSTYGLGSLYGVRGGYYNMGGLYGLAGPFALAGLGWGW, via the exons ATGGCGCTGACTGTGATATCTTGTCTGGTCAGCTTACTTCAAGCTGCAGCTCTACCAGAAGCTGTCGCCAAGCCTGAAGCTGAAGCTAAAGCTGAGCCATTCTTCGGGATTGGACTGGGTGGACTAGGCTTGGGCGGACTTGGCTTGGGCGGACTTGGCTTTGGAGGACTGGGTCTGGGTGTACCTGGGTTGGGCGGACTGGGTTTCAGAAGCCATTACGGAAG CATGTACGGATACAGTACCTACGGTCTTGGTAGTCTGTACGGAGTGAGAGGCGGTTACTACAACATGGGTGGACTGTATGGTCTAGCCGGACCATTTGCTCTGGCTGGTCTGGGCTGGGGATG GTAA
- the LOC138855273 gene encoding lamprin 1.8-10-like isoform X1: MFLLRVLMALTVISCLVSLLQAAALPEAVAKPEAEAKAEPFFGIGLGGLGLGGLGLGGLGFGGLGLGVPGLGGLGFRSHYGSMYGYSTYGLGSLYGVRGGYYNMGGLYGLAGPFALAGLGWGCRLLQSSTEEAAEDDVISPSALKTKF; this comes from the exons ATGGCGCTGACTGTGATATCTTGTCTGGTCAGCTTACTTCAAGCTGCAGCTCTACCAGAAGCTGTCGCCAAGCCTGAAGCTGAAGCTAAAGCTGAGCCATTCTTCGGGATTGGACTGGGTGGACTAGGCTTGGGCGGACTTGGCTTGGGCGGACTTGGCTTTGGAGGACTGGGTCTGGGTGTACCTGGGTTGGGCGGACTGGGTTTCAGAAGCCATTACGGAAG CATGTACGGATACAGTACCTACGGTCTTGGTAGTCTGTACGGAGTGAGAGGCGGTTACTACAACATGGGTGGACTGTATGGTCTAGCCGGACCATTTGCTCTGGCTGGTCTGGGCTGGGGATG tagacttcttcagtcaagtacagaggaggcagcagaagacgatgtaatcagtccatcagccttgaagacgaagttttga